The genomic segment AGGTCCTCAAGCTGAAAATCCACTTGTACTAAGAAGTGTGTGTCAGAAAAATGCTAGCATGAGTTATTTTCGAAACAGTTAGCACGTGAAGAACTTTTAACGCGGTTATAAGATTATGTGAAGTCTTGTTTATGCCCAAGCATCCCAGGATTTGGTAGCTGCAGAGGAGCGAAAATATAGGAAAATGCAGGTTAAGGAGGGGTGCAGATTGTTGGACCACAAAAGAAGTGAAGCAAAGGATAGGAAACGTAAACAAGAAGTTACCTGTCTCTCCGCATGCTTTTGAAGACAGTCCGGGCTTGTTCCACCATTCCTGAGATTGCAAATGCATCTAGCAAGATGTTGTAAGATTTCTGTGTTGGCCTGAAAAAAAGAGGTGACCTCATATAACCTTGTAATTAAAGGATAAGAGAACGCAGTGACTGGCTTCAAAACATACATAGCAAGATAATGTCATCTTGCACGGAGACGGAGAACATATGTCTCTGAAGTTGAGTTACTCTTGCTGAATCAGTAAAAATATCTGGCTTAAACACATCACTTCTACCAGATTCTGGTGCTCTCTTGTGGGCGCtagtacagaaaataaaacaaattccaTTGAACAAGAAACCCTGACCTAGATGTTTAAGTTTCAGTCAGAGCACGAATGCCAACAAGAAAGTTGATTGTTTATCTTTCTGAAAAGTGGATTTTCACTGGAGATAGAATGTGTCCCATCTATCATTAGGACAAggaaaatggataaaatatgtTAAACATGCTTTCGCCAGTTGATGAAATGGCACACATTCAGAAATAAGTAATTGATCATGTGAAATTAGTTCCAGATGTTTGAAAGATCAAAATGAATTGATCCTATTCGAATAGCTGACTGGGTGTGTTATGTAGAGAACCATGTTTTGATGCAGAGTATTAACTTTTGGTATAGGAAATAAGGAAGCTGAAGGAAAGGAAAACAATGTAAAATGCTTGGATAATCAATGGTGTAAAGAACTAAATACCTGACACCAGCATCAAGCATTTCCTCAAAAACAGCTAGTGCCTCCTCTTCTCTTCTAGCCTTTCCATATGCACTAATGAGCAGTGCATAGCTAACAACATCAGGTTGAAGACCCGCTCTTTGCATCTAAAAATAGGCATTTGCGCCAAAATGCTAATCAAGTCATTATAAATACAAAACTAAAAGCACAAATTATGTCGGCAATGGGCTTAAGCCCCTACaggttcattttattttcaataaGTTCTTGAAGCAACTATGTTACAACAAACTAATTCAATTATTTCTTGTATGAAACAAGTTACAACAAACTATTTGTGACACAGAAAAATTAAGTGTCAAAACCTTAGAAGAAATTAGCAAGAATATGAGGTTCTTAAAAGACCACTAATATCTCAAATTGAAAACGCACTGTAATACTATTATTGCATCACGGAGTAATACAGAGAACTATATGCTAACTGCTGAGGGAAACAAACCTATAATAGcataaaaaacaattttttgatAGGAAGAGATATAACAAGCACTTAAGGAGTTGTTCCGGCATACCTAATGATCATGTccagaacaaaaaaaagaaccTATAAATAATTTGCTAGTTACCTGATCATAAATGTTTGCAACCTCCTTGTAGTTAGTCTCAAACGACATCAAACTGTTGTAAGTAACCGTATTTTGTGGAACTCCTCGCTCGGACATCAAAGAAAATAGATGACGAGCTTTGTCATATTTTCCTGCCTTCTTATACATATAGATCATCATGTGGAACATTTTCTGGTCTGGTTTTAGAGGAGGTGCATCCATATCCATAAGGGTGTCAAAGACTTCTTGAGCTTCATCAAATTTGTCACCCTGCATTAACTCCTTCATTAGCAAGATGCTTAAACTTTCGGAAACCAGTTTAGGCACAGAGATCCACAGTGGGATAACTGAGCAACTTTATATAAATGAATGAAGGAACTAGAGGATCAAATTTTTTCCTTGAAGTCTTAAGTTAATCTAAACATCTTTTATCCCACATAAGCGCTGCATGTAGAACTACTGCTTTCTTATCTATCATTGCTGTTTTTATTACCAGTCAATAATCCTTTGATATTCGGAGATATGGtttctcaaaatataaaattgagAGCAGAACAAGATTCTATAGTTATCAAAGAAATGACATTCGCTACTACATTTTCTCAATCTTCTTGATTATTTATTGCTAGTTAAGCATGAAGGGTGCtcagcgggagcttagtgcaccgggctgcccttaaGCATGAAGGGTGCTCGGGTCATTTGGTCAACATTTTGCTTTACTTTACTACCAAACCAGCATCAGCAGCTATTCGAAAACCAAGCAAAGGTTTCAAATACAATTGCATCTCGAAGTGCTTCTTTGAACTGCTAAATCAACTCCTCTGCATTATTCTATTTGGCACAAATAAAATGTCCAGATCAAAACCTTTATACTGTCTAAAGATTCATACAGAAATATCATTAATGgtaaattttcttataaataaATTAGGAATTTCATAAACGATCTTGATCTGGAGCTTCAGCCAAATGCACAGATCTTCTGTCAGAATCATTACCAAGCAGCACACTCGTCACACAAGATGTTAAAGAATAATACATCCCATCTGATCAGTCAGCGATTAATTCACTGTTCTTCCATTTTATCaagctttttttattttatttataaccATACCACTTTATCGAGCTTCTCTTCTCATTCTACCAGATAATGGTCAAGGAACTTACGGATGGACCCTTTGCCTATTAAACAAAGATCAAGCAATTTTTCGTTTTCAGATTGCTATTAATCCGATTCCATTATATAGTTTTGGCATGCAAGATACTGGATCTATCTTGCAcataaaattcatgattctGTCATTCCAAAGCATCCACAGCAAGTCATCAgtcttaaaagaaaaaactcTGATCACAAGCGTTATGTTTACAACTTCACACTCAACatcaacttctccaaaatcatttgTTCTAAAAGCTGGATGaatcaataaatcaaaatataatAGCCTACTAACCGAGTCATACTACATGCTCAATTCAATTAACAAGAAAATTTTGGTTGTACAATGGCATACAGAAAATTTCATTGTTGTGTTCAGCCATTATCATTCGCCTTAAGTGTATCTACTTCCGTTATATAGTTTTCTACATTACCTCAACAAAGATTTTGAGGATGATTTGGTATGTAATAGCAGAAGGTTCAGGGCCTGAAGTTTGCATTCTCCGAAATATCGCTTCTGCCTTACTGTACTGACCTCCTTTTCCATATGCCTCCATTAGAGCAGTGTGAGATATCACATTTGCGGGATACCCCTTCTTATTCATGTACCCTAAAATCCTTTCAGCTTTACCGAAGTCTCCTTCCTTCCCGTAGGCTGTAATAAGCATCAGAAAGTCCATCTCATTAAAATCCCACCAATGCTGAGTTCGAAGCCATTCAAGAATCTACAACAGAAACAACAGATTAGCTAAAAAGAATCATGAAGCAAAGTTTACATAGATGAGTATTGCCTAAAGTCTGCATAAGGAAGACAACCAAAGTAAAACCTCAAATGTCAAATATCTGATTTTTAAATGGTTTTAAATCCATTTAAAcggatgagaaaaaaaaaatcaatagagCACAACATATATCCTTGAGATTCAATAGAAGAATTGAGCAGCTAAGTTTAGGAACTGAATCTTTTTGGTAAAACATATGAATCCCAAGTTCTTAGAAGAAAAAGCATACAGAGACCAGATACCCAATCGAAGACCACCACTGTTAAAACCTAACTCCCAGAATCTACaccatataaaaggaaaaagattttCTATGAGAAAAAAATGACATGTTAGAGATAAGAGTCCAAACCTCACTAACAATGTTCCACTTCTTAAGCTGCTTAAATCTAACCAAGCTTCCAAGAACAAGGTCCTTTGGAAGAGACTGATTCTTGGTCCTCTGGGCTCTCAACACCGAAACAGCAGAGCCAGtttcttcaatttcattcaTCATTTTTCTCCAGTTTTTCTGGTCTGCTTCGTCTTCTGCACTCTTGAAAACCTCTACTTTTCTCCTCTTCTGCATGAACTTTCTCGGCGCCAGCATGCCTTGACACACCACTTTTGCTCTTTTACATATCTTAACATTTGCATCCAATGAATTCTCACGGCTATTTGTTTTACTGCATGAGAAATGACGGTTTTGCTAAACACAAGTTCACAACATGGAATTAATCAAATCCAAATATTAAGAATGATATTCACAGGCAAACCTTGAAATACAAAATTGTCATACATGGAGTTGCAAATGGTAATAAGTCATATAGGTACCAAAATAGCACAAACtgcaaaattttgaagaaaaaaaa from the Lycium ferocissimum isolate CSIRO_LF1 chromosome 11, AGI_CSIRO_Lferr_CH_V1, whole genome shotgun sequence genome contains:
- the LOC132036765 gene encoding pentatricopeptide repeat-containing protein At3g59040, which encodes MPQTMMIFLKPFISPPSSSSLWSKTNSRENSLDANVKICKRAKVVCQGMLAPRKFMQKRRKVEVFKSAEDEADQKNWRKMMNEIEETGSAVSVLRAQRTKNQSLPKDLVLGSLVRFKQLKKWNIVSEILEWLRTQHWWDFNEMDFLMLITAYGKEGDFGKAERILGYMNKKGYPANVISHTALMEAYGKGGQYSKAEAIFRRMQTSGPEPSAITYQIILKIFVEGDKFDEAQEVFDTLMDMDAPPLKPDQKMFHMMIYMYKKAGKYDKARHLFSLMSERGVPQNTVTYNSLMSFETNYKEVANIYDQMQRAGLQPDVVSYALLISAYGKARREEEALAVFEEMLDAGVRPTQKSYNILLDAFAISGMVEQARTVFKSMRRDRCSPDLCSYTTMLSAYINAPDMEGAEKFFRRIEVDGLEPNVVTYGTLIKGYAKINDLEKMMEKYEEMRVQGIKANQTIFTTIMDAYGKNKDFGSAVAWFNEMASSGVSPDQKAKNILLALAKTSEEQIEAKQITGCANELIVDRIPNNIDNNDEDDYGDDDGSGDDEDYDDDNDAKESILLGEKLDQLIISGSAASQT